AAGTCCCCGCGCTCGCCGGTCAGGCTCGGGAACGACCCGAGCAGCCGCTGCGTGTAGGGGTGCTGCGCGTGGCGGTAGATGTTCTCGGCGGTGTCGAGCTCGACGATGCGGCCCTCGCGCATGACGGCGATCCGGTCGCTGATCTCGAGCAGCAGCGGCAGGTCGTGCGTGATGAACACGACCGAGAACCCGAGCTCGCGGCGCAGGTCCGAGATCTGCTGCAGGATCTCGCGCTGCACGAGCACGTCGAGGGCGGTGGTCGGCTCGTCCATGATCATGAGCTGCGGCCGCAGGGCGAGCGCCATCGCGATCATGACGCGCTGGCGCATGCCGCCGGAGAGCTCGTGCGGGAAGGACCGCAGCCGCTCGCGGCCGACGCCGACCATGTCGAGCAGGTCCCCGCACTCGCGGCGGCGCTCGGCCTTCGGCATCGCGGGCCGGTGGGTGCGGAACACGTCGTCGAGCTGCTTGCCGATCGCCACGACGGGGTTGAGCGCGTTCATCGCGCCCTGGAACACCATCGAGGCCTTGTCCCACCGGAACGCCCGCATCTCGGCGTCGCTGAGCGCCCCGAGGTCGATGTCCGCCCCGGAGGCGTCGTGGAACGTCGCCGAGCCACCCGCGATCACCGCGGGCGCCTTCAGCAGGCGCTGCACGCCGTACGCCAGCGTGGTCTTGCCGCACCCGGACTCGCCCGCGAGGCCGAGGATCTCGCCCCGGCGGACGCTGAGCGACACCTCCCGGACCGCCTCCACCGGCGGGTCCACGTCGTACACGACGCTGAAGTCCGACACCGTCAGCACGTCGTTGGTCGTCGTCACTGAACCTTCCCGTCTTCCCGCGGACCCGTGGCCCGCCCGTCTGCCCGGCACGGCTGCGGCCGGCCGGCGGCGGGGACGAGGTCCCGTCGCCGGCCGGCCGCAGCGGCGCGTCAGCTCGCCGGCTCCAGG
This is a stretch of genomic DNA from Cellulomonas sp. ES6. It encodes these proteins:
- a CDS encoding ABC transporter ATP-binding protein, with the protein product MTTTNDVLTVSDFSVVYDVDPPVEAVREVSLSVRRGEILGLAGESGCGKTTLAYGVQRLLKAPAVIAGGSATFHDASGADIDLGALSDAEMRAFRWDKASMVFQGAMNALNPVVAIGKQLDDVFRTHRPAMPKAERRRECGDLLDMVGVGRERLRSFPHELSGGMRQRVMIAMALALRPQLMIMDEPTTALDVLVQREILQQISDLRRELGFSVVFITHDLPLLLEISDRIAVMREGRIVELDTAENIYRHAQHPYTQRLLGSFPSLTGERGDFVRTGSAEEAAR